TTGCAGTACGAACAGTTCGCCAAAGCAACGGTGCCCGATTCGGTCGTTCATGCGATGCAGCCGGTTGCGCATGCCGATGTCTACACGCCGCACAGCGGCTTTGTCCCCACGCTCTACGACTGCGGTGGTCCGCTGCGTCGCTTCGCCAATCGCCTCAACCTCAAGCGTCGCGTCGTGCGTCAGACCGAGGCAAAGCTAATCACCGGCCGACCGCTCATCGCGTGCCTGTCTCGACGCCAAGCAGCCGATGCGAAGCAGGCATACCCGACAATCGACCATCGGCTGCATGTCATTCACCACGGCGTCGACCTTGATCACTTCGACCCGACCAATCGACCCGCCGTGCGCGAGAAGTTCCGCACCGACTACGGCATCCCAGCGGGCGCGCCGCTCGTGCTCTTCATCAGCCAGAACTTCCGACGGAAGCGGTTGGATGTGGCGATCGACGCGCTTCGGCTCGGCAAACATCACCTGCTCGTGGTCGGCCGTGACAGCCCGACCGGCTACGAACGACACTTTGGTCAGGTGCACTTCGTTGGAGCGCTGCCCGACGCGCTTCCAGCCCACGCCGCGGCGGACGCGTTGATTCTGCCGACGCTCGATGAACCGTTCGGCCTGGTCGTGCTCGAGTCGATCGCGATGGGCAATCCCGTCGTGCTCTACCACACGGCCGGGGCAACCGAGATGGTCGTCGATGGCGCGACCGGGAGGGTTGTTCGTGAGGACAACCCGATCGCTTGGCGCGAAGCGCTGCGAGAAGTCATCGCGGATCGCGCCGGCTGGCGCGCTCGCTGCCTTGCCGCACGCGACAGCCTTTCGTTTGACCGCCACGTTGATGCCCTCATGCACCTCTACCGTGACGTCCGATAGTGACGTCAACGCTGGTGGTGGCGACAGTTCGGTCTCATAATCCCTCCAAACTTGTCA
This is a stretch of genomic DNA from Planctomycetota bacterium. It encodes these proteins:
- a CDS encoding glycosyltransferase family 4 protein; this translates as MHIALQIFTADKRRGGMERYTHDLAEALIARGEKVTTLATRFAHDWPGERMTARVCSVDVRALQYEQFAKATVPDSVVHAMQPVAHADVYTPHSGFVPTLYDCGGPLRRFANRLNLKRRVVRQTEAKLITGRPLIACLSRRQAADAKQAYPTIDHRLHVIHHGVDLDHFDPTNRPAVREKFRTDYGIPAGAPLVLFISQNFRRKRLDVAIDALRLGKHHLLVVGRDSPTGYERHFGQVHFVGALPDALPAHAAADALILPTLDEPFGLVVLESIAMGNPVVLYHTAGATEMVVDGATGRVVREDNPIAWREALREVIADRAGWRARCLAARDSLSFDRHVDALMHLYRDVR